One stretch of Harpia harpyja isolate bHarHar1 chromosome 17, bHarHar1 primary haplotype, whole genome shotgun sequence DNA includes these proteins:
- the ARRB1 gene encoding beta-arrestin-1 isoform X2, producing the protein MGDKGTRVFKKASPNGKLTVYLGKRDFVDHIDVVDPVDGVVLVDPEYLKERKVFVTLTCAFRYGREDLDVLGLTFRKDLFVANAQAFPPVPEEKKPLTRLQERLIKKLGEHAYPFTFEIPPNLPCSVTLQPGPEDTGKACGVDYEVKAFCAENLEEKIHKRNSVRLVIRKVQYAPERPGPQPMAETTRQFLMSDKPLHLEASLDKEIYYHGEPISVNVHVTNNTNKTVKKIKISVRQYADICLFNTAQYKCPVAVEDADDMVAPSSTFCKVYTLTPFLANNREKRGLALDGKLKHEDTNLASSTLLRDGANKEILGIIVSYKVKVKLVVSRGGLLGDLASSDVAVELPFTLMHPKPKEEPAHRDVTMTLCLKTSPASDSKV; encoded by the exons ATGGGAGACAAAGGCACCCG GGTGTTTAAGAAAGCCAGTCCCAACGGGAAG CTCACCGTCTACCTGGGAAAGAGGGATTTTGTGGATCACATCGACGTGGTGGATCCCGTGG ACGGAGTGGTGCTGGTGGATCCCGagtacctgaaggagagaaaag TCTTTGTGACGTTGACCTGCGCCTTCCGCTATGGCCGCGAGGATCTGGATGTGCTGGGGCTGACCTTCCGCAAGGACCTCTTCGTGGCCAATGCCCAGGCCTTCCCCCCGGTCCCCGAGGAGAAGAAGCCCCTGACGCGGCTGCAGGAGCGGCTGATCAAGAAGCTGGGCGAGCATGCCTACCCCTTCACCTTCGAG atcCCCCCCAACCTGCCTTGCTCCGTCACGCTGCAGCCGGGCCCGGAGGACACGGGGAAG GCCTGCGGCGTGGACTACGAGGTCAAAGCTTTCTGTGCGGAGAACCTGGAGGAGAAAATCCACAAGAG GAACTCGGTGCGCCTGGTGATCCGTAAGGTCCAGTACGCGCCGGAGCGACCCGGCCCCCAGCCCATGGCAGAGACCACCCGGCAGTTCCTCATGTCGGACAAACCGCTGCATCTCGAGGCGTCCCTGGACAAAGAG ATCTACTACCACGGAGAACCCATCAGTGTCAacgtccatgtcaccaacaacaCCAACAAAACGGTGAAGAAGATCAAAATCTCAG TGCGCCAGTACGCCGACATCTGCCTCTTCAACACCGCCCAGTACAAGTGCCCGGTGGCCGTGGAGGACGCCGA CGACATGGTGGCCCCAAGCTCGACGTTCTGCAAAGTCTACACCCTGACCCCCTTCCTCGCCAACAACCGGGAGAAGCGGGGGCTGGCGCTGGACGGCAAGCTCAAGCATGAGGACACCAACCTGGCCTCCAGCACACT GTTAAGAGACGGAGCCAACAAGGAGATCCTGGGCATTATCGTCTCCTACAAGGTGAAGGTGAAGCTGGTGGTGTCACGAGGAGG CCTGCTGGGAGATCTCGCCTCCAG CGACGTCGCGGTGGAGCTGCCCTTCACGCTGATGCATCCCAAACCCAAGGAGGAACCGGCACACCGGGACG TGACGATGACATTGTGTTTGAAGACTTCGCCCGCCAGCGACTCAAAGGTATGA
- the ARRB1 gene encoding beta-arrestin-1 isoform X1 — protein sequence MGDKGTRVFKKASPNGKLTVYLGKRDFVDHIDVVDPVDGVVLVDPEYLKERKVFVTLTCAFRYGREDLDVLGLTFRKDLFVANAQAFPPVPEEKKPLTRLQERLIKKLGEHAYPFTFEIPPNLPCSVTLQPGPEDTGKACGVDYEVKAFCAENLEEKIHKRNSVRLVIRKVQYAPERPGPQPMAETTRQFLMSDKPLHLEASLDKEIYYHGEPISVNVHVTNNTNKTVKKIKISVRQYADICLFNTAQYKCPVAVEDADDMVAPSSTFCKVYTLTPFLANNREKRGLALDGKLKHEDTNLASSTLLRDGANKEILGIIVSYKVKVKLVVSRGGLLGDLASSDVAVELPFTLMHPKPKEEPAHRDVPENEAPIDTNLIELDTNDDDIVFEDFARQRLKGMKDDKEDEEERTNSPQLNDR from the exons ATGGGAGACAAAGGCACCCG GGTGTTTAAGAAAGCCAGTCCCAACGGGAAG CTCACCGTCTACCTGGGAAAGAGGGATTTTGTGGATCACATCGACGTGGTGGATCCCGTGG ACGGAGTGGTGCTGGTGGATCCCGagtacctgaaggagagaaaag TCTTTGTGACGTTGACCTGCGCCTTCCGCTATGGCCGCGAGGATCTGGATGTGCTGGGGCTGACCTTCCGCAAGGACCTCTTCGTGGCCAATGCCCAGGCCTTCCCCCCGGTCCCCGAGGAGAAGAAGCCCCTGACGCGGCTGCAGGAGCGGCTGATCAAGAAGCTGGGCGAGCATGCCTACCCCTTCACCTTCGAG atcCCCCCCAACCTGCCTTGCTCCGTCACGCTGCAGCCGGGCCCGGAGGACACGGGGAAG GCCTGCGGCGTGGACTACGAGGTCAAAGCTTTCTGTGCGGAGAACCTGGAGGAGAAAATCCACAAGAG GAACTCGGTGCGCCTGGTGATCCGTAAGGTCCAGTACGCGCCGGAGCGACCCGGCCCCCAGCCCATGGCAGAGACCACCCGGCAGTTCCTCATGTCGGACAAACCGCTGCATCTCGAGGCGTCCCTGGACAAAGAG ATCTACTACCACGGAGAACCCATCAGTGTCAacgtccatgtcaccaacaacaCCAACAAAACGGTGAAGAAGATCAAAATCTCAG TGCGCCAGTACGCCGACATCTGCCTCTTCAACACCGCCCAGTACAAGTGCCCGGTGGCCGTGGAGGACGCCGA CGACATGGTGGCCCCAAGCTCGACGTTCTGCAAAGTCTACACCCTGACCCCCTTCCTCGCCAACAACCGGGAGAAGCGGGGGCTGGCGCTGGACGGCAAGCTCAAGCATGAGGACACCAACCTGGCCTCCAGCACACT GTTAAGAGACGGAGCCAACAAGGAGATCCTGGGCATTATCGTCTCCTACAAGGTGAAGGTGAAGCTGGTGGTGTCACGAGGAGG CCTGCTGGGAGATCTCGCCTCCAG CGACGTCGCGGTGGAGCTGCCCTTCACGCTGATGCATCCCAAACCCAAGGAGGAACCGGCACACCGGGACG TTCCAGAGAACGAAGCGCCCATAGATACAAATCTGATAGAGCTTGACACAAA TGACGATGACATTGTGTTTGAAGACTTCGCCCGCCAGCGACTCAAAGGTATGAAGGACGAcaaggaggatgaggaggagcgGACAAACTCCCCGCAGCTCAACGACAGATAA
- the WDR73 gene encoding WD repeat-containing protein 73 produces MSQARRAGVAMEAVGAREKEEEEEEEEEEEWLLQSLRLYEDLHAFELQAPTRLIEWARGNRVCVAGYGQSGGNEILQLLPPPTLQVKETQGLCPERDFKVECGGFSNRPVYSLKYVPDTSLLVTSGPPDSSLQVWQVSAEDSDVIKPVGAIPTVNGTGQPWAKIATVSARAPWVLHGSRLNSVQITEVESRKNVYMAASSNSEELSSLAFLDGNTLLLCCAKGQLCLADVRQPQSPLEAVSVPSAPCGERWCMGVGRGPQGSDSSSQPVACLSSGGHLTLTDLRKTSESLASAKCRVPSPRSDAEFLCVSWAPALEGCLAISGFDGTVHVYDTQSWDSSDREAEPIFVHRGHAFGGSDSSGGPPLVTVHTWHPQKPRTLLSAASDGSLHVWDWVQSCGKCG; encoded by the exons ATGTCACAGGCGCGCCGGGCGGGCGTTGCCATGGAGGCGGTGGGCgccagggagaaggaggaggaagaagaagaagaagaagaagaagagtgGCTGCTGCAGTCCCTGCGCCT GTACGAGGACCTGCACGCCTTCGAGCTCCAGGCGCCCACCCGCCTTATCGAATGGGCCCGGGGGAACC GTGTCTGTGTAGCCGGGTACGGACAGTCTGGTGGGAACGAGATCCTGCAGCTTCTCCCGCCGCCAACGCTGCAGGTGAAGGAGACCCAG GGCCTGTGTCCAGAGAGAGATTTCAAGGTGGAATGTGGTGGATTTTCAAACCGCCCGGTGTACAGCCTGAAATATGTGCCGGATACCAG CTTGCTGGTGACAAGTGGCCCACCAGACAGCTCCCTCCAGGTCTGGCAGGTGTCAGCAGAGGACTCGG ATGTTATTAAACCTGTAGGTGCCATACCTACAGTAAATGGCACTGGGCAACCTTGGGCTAAAATTGCAACTGTTTCGGCCAGAGCCCCGTGGGTCCTTCATGGCTCAAGACTCAACAGCGTCCAAATTACAGAGGTTGAATCAAGGAAAAATGTCTACATGGCAG CCTCCAGTAACAGTGAGGAGCTCAGCAGCCTGGCATTCCTGGATGGCAACACGTTGCTCCTCTGCTGTGCCAAGGGGCAGCTGTGCCTGGCTGATGTTCGGCAGCCACAGAGTCCCTTGGAGGCTGTGTCCGTCCCCTCGGCGCCGTGTGGCGAGCGGTGGTGCATGGGAGTCGGGCGCGGACCTCAAGGCTCTGACTCAAGCTCCCAGCCCGTAGCTTGCCTCTCGAGCGGAGGGCACCTCACCCTAACAGACCTAAGAAAAACCTCAGAGTCCTTGGCCTCAGCAAAGTGCAGAGTTCCCTCTCCCAGGTCAGATGCGGAGTTCCTGTGCGTCTCCTGGGCTCCTGCTCTGGAAGGCTGCCTTGCCATTTCAG GTTTTGATGGGACCGTGCACGTGTATGACACgcagagctgggacagctctGACAGGGAAGCAGAGCCGATCTTTGTTCACAGAGGCCACGCGTTCGGCGGATCGGACAGCAGCGGAGGCCCTCCCCTGGTCACAGTGCACACGTGGCATCCGCAGAAACCAAGAACTTTATTGTCAGCAGCAAGCGACGGTTCCCTGCACGTTTGGGACTGGGTTCAGTCTTGTGGGAAGTGTGGGTAG